From Carya illinoinensis cultivar Pawnee chromosome 5, C.illinoinensisPawnee_v1, whole genome shotgun sequence, one genomic window encodes:
- the LOC122311667 gene encoding peptide methionine sulfoxide reductase B5-like — MTAHRIFLSSLYVSLLNCRLELDVHFSESLSSQMGFQIPRTLPLSSSKTIILNPTTKPTHSKLLFQPKTARTSLFGIHFRTFAPKPIITAPISAIGFGGSCHRSKRSFRGGFVAMAATGSVQKSEEEWQAILSPEQFRILRQKGTEYPGSGEYDKFFAEGVYLCAGCGTPLYRSTTKFNSGCGWPAFYEGLPGAINRNPDPDGRRVEITCAACGGHLGHVFKGEGFQTPTDERHCVNSVSLKFTPANSDPSN, encoded by the exons atgactgcacatagaattttcctaTCTTCTTTATATGTAAGCCTCCTGAACTGCCGACTGGAACTGGATGTCCACTTCTCCGAGTCCCTAAGTTCCCAAATGGGCTTCCAAATTCCGAGAACATTACCCCTCTCTTCCTCCAAAACCATAATCCTCAATCCCACGACCAAACCCACTCACTCAAAGCTCCTCTTTCAACCAAAGACTGCACGAACCTCTCTCTTTGGGATCCATTTTAGAACCTTTGCTCCAAAACCCATAATTACCGCTCCCATTTCTGCAATTGGGTTTGGCGGATCGTGTCATCGGAGTAAGCGTAGCTTTCGTGGTGGTTTTGTAGCCATGGCTGCAACTGGGTCGGTCCAGAAGTCGGAGGAGGAGTGGCAAGCCATCCTCTCGCCCGAGCAGTTTCGGATTCTGAGGCAAAAGGGCACAGA GTATCCAGGCTCAGGAGAATACGACAAGTTCTTTGCCGAGGGAGTTTATCTCTGTGCAGGATGTGGAACGCCTCTCTATAGGTCTACAACCAAATTCAACTCTGGTTGTGGTTGGCCAGCTTTCTATGAAGGTCTCCCTGGAGCCATAAATCGAAAT CCGGACCCAGATGGGAGGAGGGTCGAAATCACATGCgcagcttgtggtgggcatcTTGGCCATGTATTTAAAGGAGAGGGTTTTCAGACACCCACGGATGAGCGCCATTGTGTCAATAGCGTTTCACTCAAATTCACTCCCGCAAATTCTGATCCTTCCAACTGA